Part of the Xenopus tropicalis strain Nigerian chromosome 3, UCB_Xtro_10.0, whole genome shotgun sequence genome, ggatttcctccacatacgttccgcagacctcgcagACCTCGAGGTCTACAGTGCTACAGACCGACCAGCTAGATAATCAGAAAGCCCCTAAAACCCTGTCTGGTAAGTTCTACAGTGTCTCTGAGTGAGATTAGAGGTCTGTGACCTTAACATACAGaagtctatgtgcctgtacacacccAGTTGCCCGTTCAGAGGTCTGTCCAATACACAGCACATCAGTTTTTCTCGCAGATCGCTTTATGTTGATGAGTGCAAAAAATATCATTCCACTTTCCATACGACATATGAACGCAGTCTTCTTTCCCATCTGTATTATTTGGCTCCCCTTTTTTCCAAAACCTGCAGATAAATAGCAAACTGACTTAAACTGGAAAATTGTATTTTAGGTGCTTCATTAAGTGCCTGGTTTATAACTGCTCAGGTCTTTGGGCTTGGGCAATGAATAGaccaagaacaataaaaaaacattaaggggacattatataatatactatttAAGTTGTAAATATCTgcagtttttgttatttcttgcaattAAATaggtcaaaatgtaaaaataaagacaCGTTCTATTTCCTGGTCCCAAAGAGTAAAGTCAAAGAAATCAGCAGCCCACTGAGAAGTCTCTAtagaaatttaaatatatatatttagagagagagagaacagaagGGAGCACACCCGTCACCAAAATatcagccctgggtgcaggtgacaaaatacaCATACAGAGAAAGAGTATCGTGTACActcagggaaaaagaaaaaaagtttattgcagAAACGCCAACATTTcaagtacaaacagtactcttctttAGGGACAACCAACAGACTGAATACCAACACACAATTTAAGTACCCTCCCACAAAAATGGAACCTGTTTCTGCCTGCCAGCTGATAGATATAAATCTGGAATGGGGATCACTCCAAAAGCAgcagatgatacctgggtgccagagctgaACAATCATACAATATGCAGGAATGATGGCACTCAACGTTTTCGTTCCTTACTGGAACCTTCATCAAGGTCTTTGACGAAGGATCATTTGCATTGTTAAAATGCCTGCTTGTCTCTTCATGAAAACCCTGTGAGTACCGTcattcctgtatattatatatgcatATTATAGTTAGAGTGTTTCTCTTTGCTGTTATGTAGTATTCATTCATTTTAACAAATGTGAAAGGCtgcattttttcattttagaCACAGTGATTTCATATACCTGTAGGTATTGCCTCACTTCATGGTTTAGCCCACTGTGCAACTCTTAATTGACTCTCAATAAACCTTTATGGAAACTCGAAGTTTTTAACCAAGGACAGATTCTTCAGCTTACCTCTCTGGTGGATAATAGTATGCTCCATCCACCCATCTCCACTCATTCTTATCCTTATTATCCCTTCTGAGGCCGATCCAAAAATAGGAGTTGTCAGTAAGACCTTCAATGAAGTTCTAGGGAAGCAGAAGACCCATCTCATTACAGGGCAGAGGTAACACACAGATGTGCTACATATTCACATATTCTACAAAGAGCGCATAGACCTACCAGGACACAGTGAGCCAAGTACAATTTCGAGAACATCGACGAGATGCTAtaacaattgcatctgattcgcCAAAATGGATTCAACTGCACGTGCATTTCATTGCCAATTGGctgcagttgcaccaaatatttttaaagtgtgcctgggcatcatttccagtgttcagtgtGCAAGTGATGCGAGTGCCCGATTCTTAACGTATAaatgtgctgcgcctattgatgcagggcgtGAAGGGGACCCTTAGCTACAGCATGGTCAGGAGGTGTCAGTAGCTACaaggttcccctgcgtcaataggcgtAGTAGTGCTCCATTCCGAacaggaagtgcaaggagcgtaTTTTGACAAAAGTACTGTGCTCGTGgatataaataagccctaaaaacTCCAGCCAATTTGTGCCATTTTGAATGGTAGCAAATAACACAGAACTGGTAATATGATATATTGGTATTAGCTTCATTATTGCCaagaaatggtttttttttttattttgttgtagctggttgtaatattctttattttgtttattcaCTTTTGTCTTCACCTGTAGATGGTATTTGAGTACATAAGTCCAGCAAGGAGCACTCCTTTTACCAAATCAAGTATATGGGTGTCGTCCCTACCGAGTGGGCAGTGGTGATATTGCCTTTAACCAGGATCAGGGGAAGTTTGCTTTCAGCCCAGCCTTCCTTTCACAGCCTCTCTAAGTTACTGAACTGCTGCCGCCCACCCAGACTCCCCTTAAGTGCTTCATGTATTAGCCTCAGCCTAtcttgccctggagatttaaaggagccagtgcctgggtgctatatatctgCCATCAAACAGAAAATTCCCACTGAGACGGCCCTTTTTGTCACAGGTGGAATAAGATACTGAATTAAGTGTTAGGTTTTGGTGGGATCATTCAGATCCAGTTTTTGCACTAAAAAGTAATGTAGTACTTATTAAATGTGTTTCTAAATGCTTAAAGTACCTGTCCAAGCACGTGCCTGGGTACCCTCATGTACACTGCAGGCAGGACAATATCCAGATCTCTTGGGGAATAGGCACAGATCATACAACATATTTATTACTCACTGCACATGGGTAGGACCCAAAAATCTTTTTCCACTTTGTTGCTGATCTTTGGAGGGCTCGTTTGAGGAcagcaatgtgcatattttggactgagAAGACAGATGGTTTAAAAGATGCCTGAAGGAGGCCATTTATGCctcctgaacagaggagggggcctgcgacactgcTTGTCAGCAACATACAATGCCATGCCAGTTTCACAACATATTACACTTCCAGTGATGTACAGTGAATGATTAACACTTGGCTCAActggaatcatggtaccattgtgactgggaCATACCTTCTTAtacctgtgagtttcagccaacgcctaactgaataagttcaatggaaacattgtgattggatgcctgtgactgtactaccctcagtggtttaaatgccggggaattccctaccagtcatttgaactcaaaaaagccgctcggatgagtagtgaaacttttcaagaaaactctgaaagtccagttgctttagaattaattctactagatactgtatattatggcctggatgaatgagaattttcACTGTAATGTCTATAGTTAATGAAGTTGGTTGTACAGTAAGTAACTCACCTTTTCCCTCTCACTGTTGACAATAACCAGATCACTATTCATTGTTTTACAAATGGCCTGGGCATCCACCCAGTTCTTCTCAGTTGTAACGATATAATAACAGCTTCCATCAAATGCTTTCCAGCCAGAATCACACCGGGGTCTCTCTAAAATGAAGACAAGAGTTGGGTCTGTATAAGTGAACCAGCTGCTCTGTGATGTTCCACCATACTGTATACATTTACAATTCCCTGTTGCAATTATTGTATTACTGAATGACTGAATGTGAAGTTTAAAGGTACGGGCACCTGAAAGAAGGCACCCAAATCAAATTACACAAAATTCTctctctaaaccagtgctgtccaacttttgtggtaccaAGTGCTGGAATTTTTcaggcctacatggtggagggctgataatggaagccagttttgactacttcCCTTTTtcaaactgcacccactttaaaccacaacCTCACTGTAGGATATCACACTTCAGTTATaggtgaaagaattatattatgtcatgtatggaacacacaggcagcatagggcaggcagagcatggcacatacaggcagggtagggctggcagagtatggcacacacaggcagcataggacaggcagagcatggcacacacaggcagcatagggcaggcagagtatggcaaagacaggcagcatagggcaggcagagtatggcaaagacaggcagcataggtcaggcagagtatggcacacacaggcagcatagtggaggcagagcatggcacacacaggcagcatagggcaggcagagcattgcgcacacaggcagcatagggcaggcagagcatggcgcacacaggcagcatagggcaggcagagcatggcatacacaggcagcatagggcaggcagagtgtggcgcacacaggcagcatagggcaggcagaacatggcacacacaggcagcataaggcagagcATGTTGTTACCTTTTTGTATTGTCTGTAAGAGATCCTGCTTCATACTGTTCTTAGCATCTGATATACGGGAATCTTAAAAGAAGAGATTTGATTGCTAAAACCATCCATTTATAGAATTAAAGATCATCATAGTCATTACCTcacattttttgcacatttgtaAGGCTCATTCACTATAAAATGGTGGAGGTCCCTCCCACTACTATGCCATATTCAGTttaatgagaaaagcttatctgaCTGTTTAGCACATGAAAATTCAATCAGCGTTTATGGGAAATTGAATCTCACCAtaaattttcatgtgataaaccataaaataactttttcagaATACAGAAAAAGGCA contains:
- the LOC100489411 gene encoding hepatic lectin gives rise to the protein MMMKIYQEPKGGSFSPKVLKASETLRTQRRLLMVLVTLLVLVFMFLIILTSLMFIYYSKVSRQLQQEHEEKANLLTQITTIKQALDEDKANLLTQITTVKQTLDSRISDAKNSMKQDLLQTIQKERPRCDSGWKAFDGSCYYIVTTEKNWVDAQAICKTMNSDLVIVNSEREKNFIEGLTDNSYFWIGLRRDNKDKNEWRWVDGAYYYPPERFWKKGEPNNTDGKEDCVHMSYGKWNDIFCTHQHKAICEKN